The Anguilla rostrata isolate EN2019 chromosome 2, ASM1855537v3, whole genome shotgun sequence genome contains the following window.
CTGATTTCTGTCTCTGCTGAATCTTCCTGTTACAGAAATTGTTTAACTGTTGAACGGATCAGTCAATTAAATAAGaatggatacattttttataccCAGATAAACTGACTCATATCTGTAATATAAATacctttatttttgtatgcGTAATGGAATATATGATCTGCAGTCTGCTTATTGAAAGGGTACAGTTTTTTGGCCAAAAATATAGACTTTTTTATCTTGCTGTAAGTGTCCTAAGTGTTGCTCTTATGTGAtctacaaaaatgtaaaaatacagcaaaaagccttttttttttgccaatttctgcaaaaaaatgtaactatttttttttaaatttatttatttatttatttatttttgctttgttttgacattttgacaaaTGGCGAGGACCAAATGCCAAAGACGAATGTCTACATCGCGGACagttttttgtctgtttaaaaaaaaaaaaaattctgatctGTCTAGAATGTAACTCATCATCAAGCACAGGTAAACTAAAATCagagagataatgagagaaCCTGTACTTATTAGCCTTATCATAGATATTGCATGGACAAAACCTTTACCTTTACACTTATCTGGGAAGAACTGTAAAATTGTCATTGCATCAGCATGGGCATTTAACTGGAGAAACGGTACCCACAAAACAAACCCCTGCAGTAACATCATTTTCCCACTAGGGGGAAAACTAATGCAGGTAAAAGTGTCACTGCCAACATGCGGCAGTTCTTGTGAAAACaaaccatgtttaaaaatgctgaataCCTTTGGAATTTTTGCTGATGCTGAACACCTGGATGTCCGTGAGAAAGCAGAAAACAATATTACATGATATAAGACATGAAAAAGGGATTTGTGGGGATATTGTCTGAAATACAAATAGTTCTGGATAAttaagtaatgtaatgttctacAAGGATCATTACATTACGGAACACACCGAAACCACTATGTGTCTTGTCAAATGAAGTTGGACTTGAAATGAGCAGGGATGAGGCATCCATAGAAGGCCCTAGTGAGTAGTGAAGGTCTCCAACACCTAGTCCTCAGTCATGGTCACCACCCCTTTCTTTTTGCAATAGAATAATCAACACTGTTCCCCATTGTCAGTCTGAATGGCAGTAAACCAATACAATGTATTCCTGAGGAATTATGATTTTAAGTAATCCTTTGTaaggaatatttatttaacatataaatgcaagaggagatcatttaaaataaaggtaCATATGAACAGAAGTCGGCTTgagttttgaaacattttttgtagaGTTTCAATCCATAACTTTACTGAAtgattcaatttttaaaatccttatATAAAAGTTTCCAATGTACATGAAATAGGAAATTCAAAATATACAGAATatcccttttaaaaatatgactgaGGTGCAATTCAAAACATAACTTTCAGAGTAACAGCTGCCATAACTATTGACTCGTATGTATGTACAAGGCAGAAGAAGTGTTCCATATACTTTTGATTCTGTAgttaaaatatcacattttcagtgaaactgGACTACCAATGTGATCTTAAAGACATCAACACCATCAAACAACACAAAGTTTGAATTTTGTCTTATTAGTGGAAAAGATGCttttgaaacatgttttttttttaagtttcagctTCTGTCACTCCTCACTTTTATTCTGAAGaatattaaacaaatgtatgcaaatgtaattcATGAGTTATGAACAGAACTcatgttaaatcaactttttaaatacaaatccACTTACATGACTTACAATGGGTATTTCTTGGGGGAAATATTCAGTAATTAACTATTACCAGAATCAATACCAAATCAAAAACCCATATATAATATTCTCACAACTTGTCTTACAAGTTGAAATTCAATTTGATTGTTTTGCTTAGTATTACTTTGAGTCAGTAGTTTATCATATTTGGCAGCTCAGAATTACAGCACAACACTCAAAGTTACACAAGCATCCAAATCTATATCCCTGTTCAAAACCATGACAGTAGGATCAATGTGAATAATCCTTCACTACggaaaacacagcaaaaagaaaaagtttttgtgtggtactgtttttttttctaccccTACAGACTATTTGTATTGAATAGACCTGGCTCACGTCCCCTTTTTCTCCGTaataaaaaacacccattccTTAAAGTAAAGTGCTTTATGCCACACTGTGGACAAGATAATGGTGaagaaatgcatgtaaaaatcATGTGGTTCAAAATAGTTTTCCTGGTGACAGTCCAGAAGGCGGTGCATGTCTCCTTTTCAtcataatgaataaaatcacCCATtcgtaaaatattaaaatctcaCTGTCGAAAATCTTGGCGAATAAATATATGTACCAATATTGTTCAGCTAGTTTAGGTGTCTAGCCATATCAGAAAACCTTTTATAGGGCCTCTTTCCTGACATTTAACCTGGACACCTGATCAGAATTATGTCAAGACAGAGATTGGCtgtaatttgaataaaatttcatttgacCAAGACAAAATCTGGGGTCATTTTGAATAAGATAGAGAGTGCCTCTTTTGGtgccattttgcttctgaaatggctgtagAATTCTAAAGCGTGATTTATACTTTGTCGCACGAGCCTTGCGACAAGTGTCGTGCAACAAAAATGAGTGTCACACAACGTTTTGCATTTAGACTTTGGCAAAGGGCTGTGGAGAGGGTTCTGTTGTCTATGGTAACGAGACACCAAACTGCTGATTTTTACATCTGTGAAAACATTGCGATGCCCATTGAAATTACAGAGAAATAGAGCAGGAATGAATTTCATATCTACTTTTGTACTTTTAATTATGCTAACAGAAAAAGAAGGCAGTCTGTCACTcagataaactgaaaataatgacgTTTCCATGACAATGAATTTCGGTGTTTCATCTGGCTGTCCAGCGATGCTCGACAAAGTACGAAATTCTGCAACATAACAAAATTCAAGTGTTGTGAGACactttttctgttgaaaatacaTACCTTTTGTGGGTTTTTCTTGTGATAAATTGTCTAATAATGCCTTCAACgtggttagattttttattttcacccaaCTGATTTTGGAGAAGCTGAGCTTCTTAAGCgtccagttttgtttttatgtttgtgtgtggggttcACCGATTATGATTACATTGTTGGACCTCCCTGACAATGAACACAGTTGTTAGTGCTATGCTAAGCACTAGGTTGCATCTAAGACCATGTAGATTGCAATGTAGCCCAGTTAAGCAAATATCCAGGTTTGAAATCGGTCAACACAACGACACAAAGTCATTGTGTTGCCAAAAGCCAGTGCATTGAAGCTGCAGTATGTAAGTCAAAGCCTGACTTGGGAAAGTTATGTATTTTAGTGGAATGAATGTGTGGAAAAGTGAATGCAGGAAGATGGATGGAATTTGGTAAATTAAAATTGtacatattatttttgaaaaaaaaaattgagaaattCTAGACAATCTtgagcagaaacacaaacagtgcATGTATATTGTTTTACATGGTTGACAGACCAGTAAACCCTCCTGCATCAATCACCCCCAAGCCTACCCCTacatcaaaatgtaattaatttgctGCCTTTACAGGTGAGattataaatattaacaatTCATCAGTACCTCCatccaaaaataatatacagtcccctccaaaagtattggaacagcaagtccaattcctttgtttttgcaatacactaaATACATTcggggttgagataaaaagatgaacatgagaaaagagttcagaatttcagcttttatttcctggtatttacacctagatgtgttaaactacttagaacatagcacctttggtatcagaccacccaatttttaggtgagcaaaagtattggaacagagagtatttaagtaaatgaaagcaaataacacttaatatttggtagcatatctcttgcttgcaataactacatcaagcctgcgacccattgacatcaccaaactattgcattcttcttttgtgatgcttttccaggcttttactgcagcctctttcagttgttgtttgtttcggggggggggggggggttcccttcaatctcctcttcaggaggtgaaatgcatgctcaattgggttaaggtctggtgattgacttggccagtctaaaactttttctccctaatgaaatcctttgttgtgttggcagtgtgttttgggtcattgtcttgctgcatgatgaagttcctcccaattagtttggacgcgtttctccgtaagttggcagacagaatgttttttgtagaattcatcctgctgctaccatcatgagttacatcatcaataaagattagtgagcccactccagaagcagccatgcaagctcaagccatgacacttcctccaccgtgcttcacagatgagcttatatattttggatcatgagcagatcccttctttctccacactttggcctttccatcactttggtagaggttaatcttggtctcatcagtccataaaactttgttccagaacttttgtggctcacctctgtacttctttgcaaattgtaatctcgtcGTCCAATTCTTACTAcggatgagtggtttgcatcttgtggtacagcctctatattgctgctctctaagtcttctttgaacggttgattgagataccttcaccctGCCCTGTGgggattgtttgtgatgtcactgactgatgttttggggtttttcttcacagctctcacaatgtttctgtcatcaactgctgttgttttccttggtcgacctgttcgTTGTCTGTTGCACAGTACgccagtggtttctttctttttcaggacattccaagttgttgtacaagctatccccaatacttgtgcaatggctctaatcgatttcccctcttttatAAGCTTCAAAatggcttgcttttctcccaaagacagttctctggtcttcatgttagtttatcttttataacacaaatgcagtcttcAGAGGCagaacccaaggctaaaaccaagagtagacattcagaactatttgtTGTTTAACCAAttaatctaacaggacacatctgggcaacaaaAAACACCTCAGTTACATGTTCCAATAatttttctcacctaaaaattgggttgtctgatacaaaaggtgatatgttctaagttgtttaataaatctagataaaaataccaggaaataaaagctgaaattcggatctgtcatctcatgtacatcttttgacctcaaactcaattgtcttcagtgtatagcaaaaacaaaggaattgaccttactgttccaatacttttggaggggactgtaggTACCTGAAAGGGCCAGTATATCATTTGGATTGGCTTCATCCTTCTGATGAAGACTACGAAAGCAGAACACATTACACCAGTCCTTAGATCACTACATTGGTGAACCAcagaatagattttaaaatcCTTCTGCTTGTCTATAAAGCAAAAGTGTTTTTAAGCTATGAACCATTCAGGCCTCTCTGGTCATCTGGGCCTGGTCTGCTTATTGTCCccaagctaaaaaaaagaaaccaaggAAGCTGGTTTTAGTCGTCATGCCCCACGCTGCTGGAATAAACTCCCAGATGGCCTGAGACCTGCCTCAAATCTTGCTTGCTATAGAAGCTCAGAACAgtcctgttgtccatcatcttgcactaaattattaatatttatctaTTGCTTTTTATAATGTTGGGGTTTCAAATAGTCTGTATCCATTTAATGATAATTattgcaaacatattttgaaaatgtacaattatctaatttatttccttttcatttgaatgtctCCTTTAGCCTCTACATGCTTTTATTGGgaatgtgctgtctgtttgtccaGTAAGGACTCTTAGAGGAGTGCAGATTATGCATTCTTGTTTCAATGTCTtgaaacaagcaaaataaatgttcctgaatgaatgtgctgtataaattaaatttgcctgggcatttttatttaatccaggGGGACACTACTGGCTGTAAATCCCCCAGAGCAGCCGGTTCAGGCACATTATCATctctgtatgtgagagagttCAAGAAGACTGAAGACAACAAGCTTGATCAGCCAGTTTGTTCCAGTTTTGAACCACATGGGGTGTGTTCTGTTGTAGTTTCAgcaaaagtgaaagtgaaaatatcAGACTGAGAGGACGGAGTCTGTAAAATGGAGGCTAAAGCTTTGATTCCTGAGGACGAGCTCTGTTGCTCTgtatgttgtgatatttttaaagagcctgTTGTCCTGAAATGCAGCCACAGCTTCTGTGGAGTGTGTCTGAAGCAGTACTGGGAAGAGAAGAGCTCTCGAGAGTGTCCCATCTGCAGGAGAAAGGCCTCTATGGAGGATCCTCCTATAAACCTGGCCTTAAGAAGCATTGTGGAGTCCTACTTAAAGcagaagactgagagagaaactacCGACAAGAGTGATGCTCGCTGTAGTCTTCATGGCGAGAAACTTCTATTATTCTGCGAACATGACaaagagcctctctgtctcgTCTGTCAAAcatcaaaaaaacacagaaaccatCCGGTCTGTCCAGTGGAAGAAGCCGTACTGGAGCTGAAGGTATTCTATTTTGaatataatgtatttcatattttcaagacACAGTCAAATATGTGTAAAATGTCTCTGTGTAAAACATTCAGATCTGACGGACAGCTGTGGCATGAGGTCTTGTAAATACAGTCAGTCTGGCCTCCACTTCCACTCGCAAAGGCCGCAACAGGAACAAACCTGCTGATCAGGCAAAAGCAGGAAGAGGCAGCACTGCATCTGAAAGTGTGCTTACAGCCGTTAAAACTGCTTTGAAATACTCCGTTATTTGCTTGGGGAGAGAACTGAGCAACAACCAGGAAGTAAAGAAATCCACAATGACTGGTGGAGACTAGAGCTATACATAGGCGCAAAAAATTCTTGTACCAACaagtcaaatcaattttataagtGCTTTAACATTTCTTACAGTCtactataaaatatgaaattacaacccaacaaaagttattttttaatcctaTATGCTGTACAATTTGactggtttaattttttttttaaatgcatcacaTAACATTTTATGCTGTGTTATAAGTGTGTTTCACTAATCTTTACTTAATTTGTAGCAGGGCTATTTTCCTGACTACTTTTCCAGTGTTCTTAATAAGCTGTACTGACTTTCACTTGTATTGCAGCAGGGGTATTACTGTGccatttgtgtctttctgtaaGTGATAACTGATTCATTTAACTCCAGGAGGAACTCAACCCTGCACTTAatcttattaaagaaaaactgaagaggTTTACTGACGTGGAACAAGAATGTAAGGAAACAGCAGAACACATCAAGGTAAGGAAAGAAATTACAAATACTGTTTAGGtacacaaaaatagaaaataattgtttttggtCTATGTTCTTTTTGACAGGCATAACGAACACACTGGCTGCCACgcttaaataatgaaaaatagttACACTATTCAAATAGTGTGTTTGAATTGCAGAgtcaggcccagcacacagagaggcagataaaggcagagtttgagaagctccaccagttcctgcgagaggaagaggaggccagacTAGCTgctctgagggaggaagaggagcagaagagtcGGATAATGAAGGAGAAGATAGAAAACATCACAGGACACATCTCCATTCTTACAGACAAAATCACAGCTATAGAGAAGGCCATGGACACTGAAGACACCTCCTTTTTACAGGTAAGAGCTGGATTTTCTGTAATTCAGTATGCTGGTTTGTGGTTTTTCACAATATTTGGCTGTGTTCCCTTATTCTGCACCAATGCAGCAGTAGCCTACTGTGACAGTGTCAAACTCAGGGTGCAGGTGTTCATAGAGATTCatcagctcattttaaaatgtcatcacatattttgtttatatatttttgaattttgtgaaaaactgatGTCACCAGAAAGTACAGAAGGCCTCATTTCCCTGCATTCCTGCTGCAAGACGGATGAAACTGCCTGTTCACTCTCTAGATTTGCAGTCATTTGATTCAGAGTTGATGAGCAATCTTCCAGCCACATGGTAGCAAAATTAATGGTCAACAAAACCTGCCCAGCATATTTATACACAACAGTGAGAATGCTGGGATGTTCATTGCTTAATTATCTCAGGagtcacacctgtgtggaagctcCTGCTTTCAATATTCTTTGCATCCTTCATTTATTCAagcgtttcctttattttgacagttacctgtacattacagtacctTCATTCATATGTGCTTACTGttaaaattacatcacttttatttgcattgctctttgtggtgtggggatggctggtttaagcagccacacctgccctgggtcaagctaattagacctggccaattggataattggttaagaattagataattggccaggctaattggacccaggaacaggagtggctgcacctgtgcgtagtgaggtaatcggtgcacacaggttaaatctgccatccccacccacaccagggagcttcggtcatgactgggttacatctgctcactttggctgttaccatcttgccaaaccctcgtgaaaataaatctggactgttggaacatcatctccctgtgtctctgtgctggagggccccaaggaaagccactttggtggcctgtggcaggcgtgtttgccacagtggcgcccaacgtggggcttctccggcacaggaaagaggcacaggagggccagccaggaagcacactggaggaggggcggctgaggtgttcccgacagggcttcgggtggatcctccgggccaaaaacagggagcggaagatgaccagggaggggaaggaagcgatcctcagctgggacgctgaggagctgcacctggccgagaaggcaggtcagcgacgggcggtgcacgagaggtggtcgcgccgtgagctggacttggccgggaaggcgggtcagctacgggcggcgcacgagcggtggccgcgccgttttgcttcctttcttgtccatttggttgtttttagttctttgtttggcctggttggtttgcccggagcccatgaggggataagcctgcagccgcccaccagcagagccgactggcggccaccacagccacgagggttcctggtccccagcgccacaagaaggccagcccaccagcccaccagcccagccaccccaccacaccacagcccctggaacagcccaagccggtgacgcccccaccagccagcagagcagcccaggacttcccgtgctccgggagggaggaggaagaagggctgccttgtcgtccgggggagggtcacagcatgtactggactgctccggggccacccaccctgactttttttttttttagcgtgtttagagtttttatttttatttgtcttttgctttgttgggagtggggggggtaggcttcggccagtgattctccctggcctcagtttggcgttgggggtatgtggtgtggggatggctggtttaagcagccacacctgccctgggtcaagctaattagacctggccaattggataattggttaagaattagataattggccaggctaattggacccaggaacaggagtggctgcacctgtgcgtagtgaggtaatcactgcgcacaggttaaatctgccatccccacccacaccagggagcttcggtcatgactgggttacatgtgctcactttggctgttaccatcttgccaaaccctcgtgaaaataaa
Protein-coding sequences here:
- the LOC135247565 gene encoding zinc-binding protein A33-like; this encodes MEAKALIPEDELCCSVCCDIFKEPVVLKCSHSFCGVCLKQYWEEKSSRECPICRRKASMEDPPINLALRSIVESYLKQKTERETTDKSDARCSLHGEKLLLFCEHDKEPLCLVCQTSKKHRNHPVCPVEEAVLELKEELNPALNLIKEKLKRFTDVEQECKETAEHIKSQAQHTERQIKAEFEKLHQFLREEEEARLAALREEEEQKSRIMKEKIENITGHISILTDKITAIEKAMDTEDTSFLQSYKNIKERAQCTLQDPELLSGALIDVAKHLGNLKFRVWEKMLEMVQYTPVVLDPNTVHTNVSLSDLTTVRHTGTEQKCPDNPERFKPSVHVLGSEGFTSGKHSWEVKVGNKPEWDIGVVKESISRKGSITYTPKGGFWVLALRDGDDYRAGGAADLTLKRKPQSIRVQLDYDWGEVSFFDSSDMSLIYTFKNTFTERVFPFFSPYLKGDKNDRPLQICPLTVSVKVTSNQ